Proteins encoded within one genomic window of Panicum virgatum strain AP13 chromosome 1N, P.virgatum_v5, whole genome shotgun sequence:
- the LOC120654760 gene encoding OVARIAN TUMOR DOMAIN-containing deubiquitinating enzyme 11-like has protein sequence MSEQQERVSKSSSSSISSSTQESEEEVTIGTLITEATNTTNSGKSLGRRLSHLDSIPHTPRVNGKIPDFNNATIDHESLLERLGTYGLAEYQIEGDGNCQFRALADQIFRNPDYHKHVRKAVVKQLKEFRKHYEGYVPMEYKVYLKKMKRSGEWGDHVTLQAAADRFSAKICLLTSFRDTCLVEIISRDATPTRELWLSFWCEVHYNSLYAIEDLPTRKTKKKHWLF, from the exons ATGTCTGAACAGCAGGAACGTGTTAGCAAAAGCTCTTCCTCGAGTATTAGCAGCAGTACtcaggagagtgaggaggaagTGACCATTGGTACACTTATAACTGAAGcaacaaacacaacaaacaGTGGGAAGAGCCTTGGAAGGCGCCTGTCCCACTTAGATTCGATCCCA CACACTCCTCGAGTGAATGGGAAAATTCCAGATTTTAATAATGCGACGATAGATCATGAATCGTTATTGGAAAG ATTGGGCACGTACGGCTTAGCTGAATATCAGATAGAAGGAGATGGGAATTGTCAG TTCCGAGCCCTGGCAGACCAGATATTCCGGAATCCTGACTATCACAAACACGTGAGGAAGGCAGTAGTAAAGCAG CTAAAGGAATTCAGGAAGCACTATGAAGGCTATGTACCAATGGAATATAAGGTTTATCTGAAGAAAATGAAAAG ATCTGGGGAATGGGGAGATCATGTGACCTTACAGGCGGCTGCAGACAGG TTTTCTGCTAAAATATGCCTGTTGACATCGTTTAGAGACACATGCCTAGTCGAGATAATATCCCGAGATGCCACTCCCACAAGAG AGCTTTGGCTTAGTTTCTGGTGCGAAGTACATTACAATTCATTGTATGCAATTGAAG ATCTCCCAACACGCAAAACTAAAAAGAAGCACTGGCTGTTCTAA
- the LOC120654761 gene encoding peptidyl-prolyl cis-trans isomerase FKBP17-1, chloroplastic: MVTTAVTAVAGAVPPPPKGKAVTVASTLPPTLTRRHLLVAGATASALRTAAASAAPPKFAEIPDSGGVKALDLREGSGEVPADGDQVAIHYYGRLAAKQGWRFDSTYDHKDETGDPMPFVFTIGSGKVIPGIEAAVKSMRVGGLRRVIIPPSQGYQNTSQEPIPPNFFDRQRLFTTIFNPTRLANGEGSTLGTLIFDIELINIRQRS; this comes from the exons ATGGTCACGACTGCCGTCACggcggtcgccggcgccgtgccgccgcctccgaaAGGAAAAGCTGTGACTGTAGCCTCAACACTACCTCCCACCCTCACCAGAAGGCATCTCCTCGTTGCgggcgccaccgcctccgccctcCGCACGGCAGCCGCCTCCGCTGCGCCCCCCAAATTCGCGGAGATCCCCGACTCCGGCGGCGTGAAGGCCCTGGACCTCCGGGAGGGTTCCGGTGAGGTCCCGGCCGACGGCGACCAG GTTGCAATTCATTACTATGGAAGATTGGCAGCAAAACAAGGATGGCGCTTTGATTCCACCTATGATCATAAGGACGAGACTGGTGATCCCATGCCGTTTGTCTTCACCATTGGGTCTGGAAAA GTTATACCTGGTATTGAAGCAGCAGTGAAGTCCATGAGAGTTGGTGGTCTTCGCCGTGTGATCATTCCACCATCACAGGGATATCAGAACACATCACAAGAACCTATCCCTCCTAAC TTCTTTGATCGGCAGAGGCTATTTACTACTATATTCAACCCCACACGTCTGGCAAACGGCGAGGGTTCCACTCTCGGTACACTTATCTTCGACATCGAGCTAATCAACATTAGGCAACGCTCATAG
- the LOC120654762 gene encoding porphobilinogen deaminase, chloroplastic, with product MVSLRCTTAHHSLLGSPTCLAGPRRRARPVVRAAVAVEAAAQAKVSLIRIGTRGSPLALAQAYETRDKLKAAHSELAEEGAIEIVIIKTTGDIVLDKPLADIGGKGLFTKEIDEALLNGTIDIAVHSMKDVPTYLPEGTILPCNLPREDVRDAFISLTANSLGELPAGSIVGSASLRRQSQILRRYPSLKVVNFRGNVQTRLGKLKDGKVHATLLALAGLKRLNVAENATSLLSVDEMLPAVAQGAIGIACRSNDDKMMEYLSSLNHEDTRLSVACEREFLAVLDGNCRTPIAAYAYRDKDGNCSFRGLLASPDGSKVYETTRSGPYSFDDMVAMGKDAGHELKAKAGPGFFDSLQ from the exons ATGGTGTCGCTGAGGTGCACCACCGCGCACCACTCCCTCCTCGGCTCGCCGACCTGCCTCGCGGGCCCGCGCCGGCGGGCGCGCCCCGTcgtgcgcgccgccgtcgccgtcgaggccgccgcgcaggccaaGGTCTCCCTCATCCGGATTGGGACGCGTGGAAG TCCTCTTGCTCTTGCACAAGCCTATGAAACTCGAGACAAACTGAAAGCTGCACACTCTGAGTTGGCTGAGGAGGGGGCTATTGAGATTGTCATCATAAAGACCACTGGGGACATTGTGTTGGACAAACCTCTTGCAGATATTGGAGGAAAGGGTTTATTCACCAAGGAGATAGATGAAGCACTCTTGAATGGAACGATTGACATTGCGGTTCACTCAATGAAAGATGTCCCAACATATCTTCCTGAAGGAACAATATTGCCCTGTAACCTCCCACGAGAGGATGTCAGAGATGCATTCATAAGCTTGACTGCAAATTCGCTTGGAGAGCTTCCTGCTGGTAGTATTGTCGGAAGTGCTTCCCTGCGGAGACAATCTCAGATTCTACGTAGATATCCATCACTTAAA GTAGTTAACTTCAGAGGAAATGTTCAGACACGGTTAGGGAAACTCAAGGATGGAAAGGTCCATGCTACATTGTTGGCACTGGCTGGACTAAAGCGGCTAAATGTGGCAGAAAATGCAACATCTTTATTATCAGTGGATGAAATGCTTCCAGCAGTTGCCCAAGGTGCTATTGGAATAGCTTGCCGTAGCAATGATGACAAAATG ATGGAGTATTTGTCCTCATTGAACCATGAAGATACCAGATTATCTGTTGCATGTGAAAGAGAATTCTTGGCGgtccttgatggtaactgccGAACTCCAATTGCGGCCTATGCTTATCGTGATAAGGATGGGAATTGCTCATTCCGAGGTCTATTGGCCTCACCTGATGGATCTAAAG TATATGAGACAACAAGAAGTGGGCCGTACTCTTTTGATGACATGGTTGCTATGGGCAAAGATGCTGGTCATGAGCTGAAGGCAAAGGCTGGCCCTGGCTTCTTTGATAGCTTGCAATGA